The sequence CGATGGGACAGCGGGAACGGCAGCCCCGCGTCGGCGGTGGCGCGCATGCCGGCGCTCTGGGCGAACACCGCCGACCACTCCTCCAGCTCGGGGGCGACCTCGGCGAGCTCGGTCCATGCGGTGCCGGCGCGCCGCCCCGACGGGCGGCCGCGGACGGCGAGCACCGCGGCGGCGCTGCGCAGCGCCGCCAGGTGCGCCCCGGAGTAACGCAGCGCCGGCGAGGTGCCCGGCTCGGGAGCGACGGCCTCGGCCAGCGCGCGGCGCGCCTGACCGACGTAGGCGGGTGCGGAGAAGCCGAGCC comes from Streptosporangiales bacterium and encodes:
- a CDS encoding chromosome segregation protein SMC, which encodes MTTQERRRRAGGRARARRLGFSAPAYVGQARRALAEAVAPEPGTSPALRYSGAHLAALRSAAAVLAVRGRPSGRRAGTAWTELAEVAPELEEWSAVFAQSAGMRATADAGLPFPLSHRDVDAFCELVDEFLGEVEELIDLGHQAVLPTAS